A genomic region of Brevibacillus sp. JNUCC-41 contains the following coding sequences:
- a CDS encoding DeoR/GlpR family DNA-binding transcription regulator, producing the protein MSVLPEERKNEILKELNKMGKVKVMELVDQFNVSEETIRRDLMMLEEKGLLKRVYGGAIKTVFEFEEPPFTQRTTVNQEAKIKVGKKAVELVSNGDVIAIDVGTTMLEFAQSIENKNDITILTNSLPVSSVLTELLNQNKFTGQILLLGGQIDPKHQSICGGLTEQMLNQFNIDKAFISAGGVSIQSGVSNYHLRETLVSRKMVEVSKQVILLTDYSKIGVDTFCKVCPLEKVDVIVCEQPFPEEWRNHSKLEEVNWIQA; encoded by the coding sequence ATGTCTGTTTTGCCAGAAGAAAGAAAGAATGAAATTTTAAAAGAACTGAACAAAATGGGAAAAGTAAAAGTTATGGAATTAGTTGATCAATTTAATGTTTCAGAGGAAACGATTCGACGCGATTTGATGATGTTAGAGGAAAAAGGACTTTTAAAGAGGGTTTACGGTGGAGCGATTAAAACAGTTTTTGAATTTGAGGAGCCACCATTTACACAGCGTACAACGGTGAATCAAGAAGCGAAAATCAAGGTTGGGAAAAAAGCAGTAGAACTCGTTTCTAATGGAGATGTGATTGCCATTGATGTAGGGACAACCATGCTTGAATTTGCGCAGTCCATTGAAAATAAGAATGACATTACGATTTTAACCAATTCTCTTCCTGTATCGTCCGTGTTAACCGAATTGCTCAATCAAAATAAGTTTACTGGACAAATTCTATTACTGGGTGGACAAATTGATCCAAAGCATCAATCTATATGCGGCGGTCTCACTGAACAAATGTTAAATCAATTTAATATAGATAAAGCGTTCATTTCAGCTGGCGGTGTTTCCATTCAAAGTGGGGTTAGTAATTATCATTTACGTGAAACATTAGTTTCTCGCAAGATGGTCGAGGTATCAAAACAAGTTATATTGTTAACGGATTACTCTAAAATTGGTGTCGACACATTTTGTAAAGTTTGTCCTCTAGAAAAAGTCGATGTGATTGTCTGCGAGCAACCATTTCCAGAGGAATGGAGAAATCATTCAAAATTAGAGGAAGTCAATTGGATTCAAGCATAG
- a CDS encoding DMT family transporter produces the protein MAWFFLLIAGFAEIGSVISLKRAKGFKKLLPTVACLFFGSLSFYFLSLSLNSIPIGTAYAIWTSIGSVGSVLAGMIFFNEPRSLRLILFIMCIIAGAVGIKMTSGH, from the coding sequence ATGGCTTGGTTTTTTCTTCTTATTGCCGGATTTGCCGAGATTGGCAGTGTTATAAGCCTGAAACGTGCAAAAGGGTTTAAAAAATTGCTTCCCACTGTAGCTTGTCTTTTTTTTGGGAGTTTAAGCTTTTATTTTCTTTCTTTGTCATTAAATTCCATTCCAATAGGGACTGCCTATGCGATATGGACCAGTATCGGCTCTGTTGGAAGTGTTTTAGCAGGAATGATCTTCTTTAATGAACCTAGAAGTTTAAGATTAATCCTATTTATTATGTGTATTATTGCAGGGGCTGTAGGTATTAAAATGACTTCAGGACATTAA
- a CDS encoding M20 metallopeptidase family protein: MMIKKMSNAIKSTEIVEQTSGIYEEAVRLRRMIHENPELGFEEHKTAEIIANYLKDLGIEVTSGVAKTGVVGILRGDEEGPVLALRADIDALPIQEKTDVSYKSKNPGVMHACGHDMHTAMLLSAANILSQNKHHIAGTIKFIFQPAEEMKGGGIMMVEEGVLSNPPVDHAFAFHVWPELATGTYGFRNGAIMASMDSFDVVLKGKQGHGAAPHQGVDAIVGAAHVVTALQTIVSRETDPVDSVVITIGTIEAGDGYNIIPEKASFKGTVRTLNANTRKEVAASIQRIIEGVASALKLEVEINYNFTVGYPVTMNDPKFNEHVAAIATDLFGENSVQWLSKPSMASEDFAFYLEKVPGTFVFLGVGENPEDPMKLHSDVFLPDEKAMIQGISLIVGLAMNTTEKIQ; this comes from the coding sequence ATGATGATCAAAAAAATGTCAAATGCAATAAAGTCAACTGAAATAGTAGAGCAAACATCTGGAATATATGAAGAAGCTGTGAGATTAAGAAGGATGATTCATGAAAATCCTGAACTTGGATTTGAAGAGCATAAAACGGCTGAAATTATTGCAAATTATTTAAAAGATCTTGGAATTGAAGTGACATCCGGAGTGGCTAAGACAGGGGTTGTGGGTATTCTTCGTGGAGATGAAGAGGGACCTGTGCTTGCTTTGCGAGCTGATATTGATGCTTTACCTATACAGGAGAAAACGGATGTAAGCTACAAATCTAAAAATCCTGGGGTTATGCATGCTTGCGGACATGATATGCATACCGCAATGTTACTATCTGCCGCTAATATTTTATCTCAAAATAAGCATCATATCGCGGGTACAATAAAATTCATTTTTCAACCTGCTGAAGAGATGAAGGGCGGGGGAATAATGATGGTTGAAGAAGGTGTATTAAGCAACCCTCCCGTCGACCATGCTTTTGCTTTTCATGTTTGGCCTGAATTAGCTACTGGAACTTATGGTTTTAGAAATGGTGCGATAATGGCAAGTATGGATTCTTTTGATGTTGTATTAAAAGGTAAACAAGGTCACGGGGCAGCACCGCATCAAGGAGTAGATGCTATTGTGGGTGCTGCTCATGTTGTAACAGCTCTACAAACAATTGTTAGCAGAGAAACAGATCCAGTAGATTCCGTTGTTATTACAATCGGAACAATTGAAGCAGGAGATGGCTATAATATTATTCCTGAAAAAGCTAGTTTTAAAGGAACTGTACGAACACTTAATGCGAACACTCGTAAGGAAGTGGCTGCAAGCATTCAACGGATTATCGAAGGAGTGGCTTCCGCACTTAAATTAGAAGTTGAAATAAACTATAACTTTACAGTGGGGTATCCTGTTACAATGAATGATCCAAAATTTAATGAACATGTTGCTGCCATTGCTACTGATTTATTTGGAGAAAACTCAGTGCAGTGGTTGTCAAAACCAAGTATGGCAAGTGAAGATTTTGCTTTCTATTTAGAAAAAGTCCCGGGTACATTTGTCTTCTTGGGAGTAGGAGAAAACCCTGAGGATCCGATGAAGCTGCATAGTGACGTATTTTTGCCAGATGAAAAAGCGATGATCCAAGGGATTTCCCTTATCGTCGGACTGGCTATGAATACAACTGAAAAAATTCAATAA
- a CDS encoding alkaline phosphatase family protein produces MSNKVIEIIVDGMRYDKACEALGFIQHLVETNQAALYKVKSELPSLSRPLYEVLLTGTPASVNGITSNQAVRLSSEKSLFHLTKENGLRNGTVSYYWVSELYNRAPFHFIEDREQEDESKPIQYGKFYWDDDYPDSHVLMDAEALRRKYDPHFLYIHPLGVDVKGEIFGSESKEYREQILKMGSLLAQLLPIWIKEGYHILITSDHGMSEYGNHGGITDGERDVPLFIMSPKVEPGVYSEVVPQLAIAPLVCELLNIEPSNKMISYQFPGLKGKNTL; encoded by the coding sequence ATGTCAAATAAAGTAATAGAAATTATTGTTGATGGTATGAGATATGATAAAGCATGTGAGGCTCTTGGATTTATTCAACATCTAGTTGAAACAAATCAGGCAGCACTTTACAAAGTAAAGTCGGAACTCCCAAGTCTTTCCCGTCCATTATATGAAGTGTTACTAACGGGTACACCGGCATCAGTGAACGGAATTACGTCTAATCAAGCCGTTCGCTTATCTTCTGAGAAAAGTCTCTTTCATCTTACGAAAGAAAACGGCTTAAGAAACGGAACGGTATCTTATTACTGGGTAAGCGAACTTTATAATCGCGCGCCATTCCATTTTATTGAAGATCGTGAGCAAGAGGATGAGTCAAAGCCGATTCAATATGGAAAATTTTATTGGGATGATGACTATCCAGACAGTCATGTGTTAATGGATGCAGAAGCTTTGCGCAGAAAGTATGACCCACACTTTTTATATATTCATCCGCTCGGTGTAGATGTAAAAGGAGAAATTTTCGGTTCCGAATCGAAAGAATATCGTGAACAAATCTTAAAAATGGGAAGCTTGTTGGCACAACTTTTGCCAATTTGGATCAAAGAAGGTTACCACATTTTAATTACATCTGATCATGGTATGAGTGAATATGGCAACCATGGCGGCATAACTGATGGTGAGCGTGATGTACCGCTCTTTATCATGAGTCCAAAAGTGGAGCCTGGCGTTTACAGTGAAGTAGTTCCGCAATTAGCTATTGCACCGCTCGTTTGTGAACTTTTAAATATTGAGCCGTCCAATAAAATGATTTCATATCAATTTCCAGGTCTGAAAGGAAAAAATACCCTTTAA
- a CDS encoding SMR family transporter, translating to MAWIYIIMAGLLEIVWVIGLKYSHGFTKIIPSMVTADYNL from the coding sequence ATGGCATGGATATATATCATAATGGCAGGACTTTTGGAAATCGTCTGGGTGATCGGTCTTAAATATTCACACGGATTCACCAAAATTATACCTAGTATGGTAACGGCAGATTATAATCTTTAG
- a CDS encoding Cof-type HAD-IIB family hydrolase, whose product MSFIAIDLDGTLLNDQNEISEENIKAIQYAQDRGFEVVISTGRAYFDVQTICEKAGISLFVIGTNGATIHSKSGKCISSITITKDRVESILQWLDERNYYYEVFTDKAIYTLKKEREDFHNEIKSLKNADLNTDMKELVEVAERQFDQFGYVLVENYHDILKQEEEFYNILACSFDEKKLGEAWNKFKQFDELMVVSSADHNIEITSKRASKGMALEKLAILMNGSLDQAMAIGDSNNDVSMFEKVEYSVAMGNAKDVIKAVCTTTTLKNDENGVAFAIYRYMENFVVPK is encoded by the coding sequence ATGAGTTTCATTGCGATAGATTTAGACGGAACATTATTAAACGACCAGAATGAAATTAGTGAAGAAAATATAAAGGCGATTCAATATGCCCAAGATAGAGGCTTCGAAGTAGTTATTTCAACAGGACGGGCTTATTTTGACGTTCAAACAATTTGTGAAAAAGCCGGGATATCCCTATTTGTAATCGGGACAAATGGCGCAACCATTCATTCAAAAAGCGGAAAGTGCATTTCTTCTATTACAATAACTAAAGATCGTGTCGAATCTATTCTCCAATGGTTAGATGAACGGAATTATTATTACGAAGTGTTTACTGATAAAGCCATTTATACTCTTAAAAAGGAAAGAGAAGATTTCCATAATGAGATTAAAAGTTTGAAAAACGCAGATTTGAATACAGATATGAAAGAATTAGTTGAAGTAGCGGAGAGGCAATTTGACCAGTTTGGATATGTTTTAGTTGAAAACTATCATGATATCTTAAAACAGGAGGAAGAATTCTATAACATATTGGCATGTTCTTTTGATGAAAAAAAATTAGGGGAAGCATGGAACAAATTCAAACAGTTTGATGAGCTGATGGTTGTTTCATCTGCTGATCACAACATTGAAATTACTAGTAAAAGAGCTTCAAAAGGAATGGCTCTTGAAAAATTGGCTATATTGATGAATGGCTCCTTAGATCAAGCAATGGCAATCGGGGACAGCAACAATGATGTATCCATGTTCGAGAAAGTTGAATACAGCGTAGCGATGGGAAATGCGAAAGATGTCATAAAAGCTGTATGTACAACGACAACCCTTAAAAATGATGAGAATGGGGTAGCTTTTGCGATTTATCGATATATGGAGAACTTCGTGGTTCCAAAATAA
- a CDS encoding ABC transporter permease, which yields MKPSLTFHKVIVGLLVIYLLIPLIGTFLFSIAGKWDHTILPESYTMKWYIELFQDERFYAAFRRTLFLIIMSVGFSVVIMLPTIFIITVYFSKWEGLLQAAAMLPYGIPPIVGAVGLIKVYSDGPIHIAGTPWILIGAYFITILPFMYQGIRSSLRTINAVQLVDAAELLGATKFQAFRTVVFPNIISGILVSTLLSVALLFSEFAFANLLVGGRFETIQIYLADKLNSSGHLTSAIVITYYSLILLLTGTVLKLTFRNEKNRVVSNKKRILSFIKKQYSNKNAAIEGEK from the coding sequence ATGAAACCTTCATTGACTTTTCATAAGGTGATTGTTGGGTTACTAGTCATCTATTTATTAATTCCGCTTATAGGAACATTTTTATTCTCGATTGCCGGTAAATGGGATCATACCATTTTACCTGAGAGTTATACAATGAAATGGTATATTGAATTATTTCAAGATGAACGATTTTATGCTGCTTTTCGACGAACGCTGTTTTTAATTATCATGTCTGTAGGTTTTAGTGTTGTTATTATGCTGCCGACTATTTTTATCATCACGGTATATTTCAGTAAATGGGAAGGATTACTTCAAGCAGCAGCCATGCTTCCTTATGGAATTCCTCCCATTGTTGGAGCTGTAGGATTAATAAAGGTGTATTCAGATGGACCGATTCACATTGCCGGAACACCTTGGATTTTAATCGGTGCTTATTTCATAACGATTCTGCCATTTATGTATCAAGGTATACGTAGCAGTCTTCGTACGATTAATGCCGTGCAGCTTGTCGATGCAGCTGAATTACTCGGTGCCACAAAATTCCAGGCGTTTCGCACAGTGGTGTTTCCAAATATTATATCTGGTATTTTAGTGTCTACCTTATTATCAGTCGCTCTTTTATTTAGTGAGTTTGCTTTTGCCAATTTGCTTGTTGGGGGCCGATTTGAAACCATTCAAATTTATCTTGCCGACAAACTAAATAGCAGTGGTCACTTAACAAGTGCAATCGTCATTACTTATTATTCACTGATTTTACTTTTAACGGGGACTGTATTAAAACTTACGTTTAGAAACGAAAAAAATCGTGTCGTGTCAAATAAGAAGCGTATTCTTTCATTTATTAAAAAACAATACAGTAATAAAAATGCTGCTATAGAAGGTGAAAAATAA
- a CDS encoding ABC transporter ATP-binding protein, with product MGYVTIEQVTKGYENQVVLNDISLTLKKGEFATLLGQSGCGKSTLLRSIAGLEGVDIGRILIDGKDITNLSPRQREVGMVFQSYALFPNMNVFDNIAYGLKMKKVKNVKARVKKMIVMVDLIGKEDSYPHQLSGGQQQRVALARALVMEPKVLLLDEPLSALDAKIRKSLQKELKRIQKELDITTIFVTHDQEEAMTMSDRIFVMNKGKVVQSGSPSEIYTSPVNTFVAKFIGNYNVCNMEVFHKLVRSTELKGNEVAIRPEVLQLVSVGEDSLDLQENWGIKGFIKDVSMTGNVLRYEVETDESAFLVDYLHHRGKMFEQGARVQILVSKKECIIL from the coding sequence ATGGGCTATGTAACCATCGAACAAGTGACTAAGGGGTATGAAAATCAAGTCGTTCTAAATGACATTTCTTTAACATTAAAAAAAGGAGAATTTGCTACACTTCTTGGGCAAAGCGGATGCGGAAAAAGTACATTATTACGTTCCATTGCGGGGCTTGAAGGTGTTGATATAGGTAGAATCTTAATTGATGGAAAAGATATAACTAATTTATCACCGCGTCAGCGTGAAGTCGGTATGGTATTTCAGTCTTATGCGCTTTTCCCGAATATGAACGTTTTTGACAATATAGCGTACGGCCTTAAAATGAAAAAGGTAAAGAATGTTAAAGCAAGAGTGAAAAAGATGATTGTTATGGTTGATTTAATAGGAAAAGAAGATTCATATCCCCATCAGTTATCTGGCGGGCAACAGCAGAGGGTTGCTCTTGCCCGTGCGCTTGTCATGGAGCCAAAAGTACTGCTTTTGGATGAGCCGTTAAGCGCATTGGATGCTAAAATTAGAAAAAGTTTGCAAAAGGAATTAAAGAGAATACAGAAAGAATTAGATATTACAACAATTTTTGTTACTCATGATCAGGAAGAAGCAATGACCATGTCTGATCGGATTTTTGTCATGAATAAAGGAAAAGTTGTACAATCCGGTTCTCCATCAGAAATTTATACTTCTCCAGTCAATACATTTGTTGCAAAATTTATCGGAAATTATAATGTTTGTAATATGGAAGTTTTCCATAAACTTGTTCGCAGCACAGAATTAAAAGGAAATGAAGTCGCCATTCGTCCTGAAGTTTTACAATTAGTTTCTGTTGGTGAGGATAGCTTGGATTTACAAGAGAACTGGGGAATTAAAGGGTTTATTAAAGATGTTTCTATGACAGGGAATGTTTTAAGATATGAAGTAGAAACAGATGAGTCCGCGTTCCTTGTAGATTATCTTCACCACCGAGGGAAAATGTTTGAGCAAGGAGCACGCGTTCAAATTCTTGTATCGAAGAAAGAATGCATTATTTTATAA
- a CDS encoding DUF3100 domain-containing protein, whose product MQENSLRNWKIHLFVLILVCVTEFIGVKTFNIGIGAIALFPMLYALIIGAIISLPSFKILKMKEMNVAANILGISFMLFVAKLGMLMGPSLPKIFDAGISLGLQEVGHFAGTILLGLPIALLLGMKREAVGATFSIDREPNLAIIAEKYGSDSPEGRGALGVYVCGTLFGALYLSVLASFLAQTGWFHPISLAMGAGVGSGSMMAAMSGALAVIFPESAKDIAVFAGAANLITTILGTYICVFFSLPFTNYLYKKFEPILGRKSKKDQIKNIEA is encoded by the coding sequence GTGCAAGAAAATTCTCTGCGTAATTGGAAAATTCATTTATTTGTTTTGATATTAGTCTGTGTTACAGAATTTATTGGCGTCAAAACGTTTAACATTGGGATTGGAGCCATTGCATTATTTCCAATGTTGTATGCATTAATTATCGGAGCCATTATTAGTTTACCTTCTTTCAAAATTTTAAAAATGAAGGAAATGAATGTAGCGGCCAATATTTTAGGGATTTCATTCATGCTTTTTGTAGCCAAATTGGGAATGTTAATGGGGCCTTCATTGCCGAAGATATTTGATGCTGGGATTTCTTTAGGATTACAAGAAGTGGGACATTTCGCAGGTACTATCCTATTAGGGTTACCGATTGCTTTATTACTTGGAATGAAAAGAGAAGCAGTCGGTGCTACTTTTTCAATCGATAGAGAACCTAACTTAGCCATTATCGCTGAGAAATATGGCTCGGATTCACCAGAAGGACGGGGAGCGCTGGGCGTATATGTTTGTGGTACTTTGTTTGGGGCTTTATATCTGTCAGTGTTAGCAAGCTTTTTGGCTCAAACTGGTTGGTTTCATCCAATTTCACTAGCCATGGGCGCGGGTGTAGGCTCAGGTAGTATGATGGCTGCCATGTCAGGGGCATTAGCTGTTATATTCCCGGAATCCGCAAAGGATATCGCAGTTTTTGCTGGTGCTGCTAACTTAATTACAACAATTTTAGGAACGTATATATGTGTATTCTTTTCTCTTCCTTTTACAAACTATTTATACAAAAAATTTGAGCCTATTTTAGGGCGAAAGTCAAAAAAAGATCAAATCAAAAATATTGAAGCATAG
- a CDS encoding ABC transporter substrate-binding protein, whose protein sequence is MNYTFKKNCYKSIQVVMLGVSVLGLAACGSTKEEAAPVVKDPSSLTLKEIETKAKEEGTINSVGMPDSWANWGETWNEVMKKYTLEHNDTDLSSAEEIAKMESEGENATADIGDVGVSFGPIAEQKDLTMPYKTSYWDEVPDWAKDDNGDWVVGYQGTIAFLTNKELVDNPPKSWDDILKGDYKVTVGDVQRGTQNQMAVLAAAKAYGGDETNLQPGIDYFAKLAKQGRLSLTDAKPANIEKGEVEVALVWDFNALGYADQINRDQFDVAIPSEGSVVSGYATIINKNAKHPHAAMATREYILSDEGQINLAKGFARPIRDVKLPKEVAEKMVPEEQYKNAKPIEDYKAWEETAKKLPQLWQEEVLVHVK, encoded by the coding sequence ATGAATTACACATTCAAGAAGAATTGTTACAAGTCTATTCAAGTTGTGATGTTAGGAGTGAGTGTACTAGGATTAGCTGCTTGTGGATCTACTAAAGAGGAGGCTGCTCCAGTAGTTAAGGATCCAAGTTCGTTAACCCTGAAGGAAATTGAAACAAAGGCCAAAGAAGAGGGGACAATTAATAGTGTGGGAATGCCTGATTCATGGGCTAACTGGGGAGAAACGTGGAATGAAGTGATGAAAAAATATACATTGGAACACAATGATACAGATTTATCCAGTGCCGAAGAGATTGCCAAAATGGAATCGGAAGGAGAGAATGCAACAGCTGATATCGGCGATGTAGGGGTATCTTTTGGGCCCATCGCGGAACAAAAAGATTTGACGATGCCATATAAAACTTCCTATTGGGACGAGGTACCTGACTGGGCAAAAGATGACAATGGAGATTGGGTTGTTGGATACCAAGGAACGATTGCATTCTTAACTAATAAAGAACTAGTAGATAACCCGCCAAAATCATGGGATGACATATTAAAAGGAGATTATAAAGTAACAGTTGGAGATGTTCAGCGTGGTACGCAGAACCAAATGGCCGTTCTTGCTGCCGCTAAGGCTTACGGTGGTGATGAAACAAATCTCCAACCAGGAATTGACTATTTTGCTAAGCTTGCCAAGCAAGGCCGCCTTAGCTTAACTGATGCCAAGCCGGCTAACATCGAAAAAGGGGAAGTGGAAGTTGCCCTTGTTTGGGATTTCAATGCTCTTGGTTACGCTGACCAAATTAACCGCGATCAATTTGATGTCGCCATTCCAAGTGAAGGTTCAGTCGTAAGCGGCTACGCAACTATTATTAACAAAAATGCAAAGCATCCGCATGCGGCGATGGCAACTAGAGAATATATCTTAAGCGATGAAGGGCAAATTAACTTAGCTAAAGGATTTGCCCGTCCAATTCGCGATGTAAAACTACCGAAAGAAGTAGCTGAAAAAATGGTTCCAGAAGAACAATACAAAAATGCAAAACCAATTGAAGATTACAAAGCTTGGGAAGAAACGGCTAAAAAATTACCGCAGCTTTGGCAAGAAGAGGTGTTAGTCCATGTCAAATAA
- a CDS encoding DMT family transporter has protein sequence MPLGTGYSMFTGLGTVGTVVTGMIFLGETINPLKVFFMALMILGIIGIKINPAQPKH, from the coding sequence ATACCCTTAGGAACTGGTTACTCCATGTTTACTGGATTGGGAACGGTGGGAACGGTAGTAACTGGAATGATTTTTTTGGGAGAGACCATTAATCCACTGAAAGTATTTTTTATGGCTTTAATGATATTAGGAATAATCGGAATAAAAATCAATCCAGCACAACCTAAACATTAA
- a CDS encoding ABC transporter permease — MRKIKKQKIYLLALLLPFIIFVIGFEIGPLVAMIKNSFYADNGIQVTIDQYITIFKSKFYLQAIQNSLVISLFSAVTSVIIAVIAAYSFTKFSQKIQNRLLMIANMTSNFEGIPLSFSFIILLGNNGLFTLLFSKIGGDVFADFNLYSWTGLILVYIYFQIPLAIMLIYPSYQGIKKQWKEASSLLGGSTLSFWLHIGIPVLLPSIVGTFSILFANSMGAYATAYALVGSNYNLLSLQIASLVASDVALKPQLGSAMGVLLAATMIGAMWFNERMMRRIRRDLR, encoded by the coding sequence TTGCGAAAAATAAAAAAACAAAAAATTTACTTATTAGCTCTTTTACTGCCATTTATTATATTTGTGATCGGATTTGAAATAGGACCATTAGTGGCAATGATTAAAAATAGTTTTTATGCAGACAATGGAATTCAAGTTACGATTGATCAATATATCACCATATTTAAAAGTAAATTTTACTTACAAGCCATTCAAAATAGCCTTGTCATTTCTTTATTTTCTGCTGTAACTTCTGTGATTATAGCAGTCATTGCAGCCTATTCGTTTACAAAGTTCTCACAAAAAATACAAAATCGTTTACTAATGATTGCCAATATGACGTCGAACTTTGAGGGGATTCCCCTTTCATTTTCATTTATTATTTTACTTGGAAACAATGGGTTGTTTACGTTGCTTTTTTCAAAAATTGGTGGGGATGTGTTTGCGGATTTTAATTTATATTCATGGACAGGCCTCATTCTTGTTTATATATATTTTCAAATTCCGCTTGCTATTATGCTCATCTACCCGTCTTATCAAGGAATTAAGAAACAATGGAAAGAAGCTTCTTCATTATTAGGAGGATCAACATTATCATTTTGGCTTCACATTGGGATTCCAGTTCTTTTACCTAGTATTGTAGGTACATTCAGTATATTGTTTGCTAATTCGATGGGAGCTTACGCTACAGCCTATGCATTAGTAGGCAGCAACTATAACTTATTGTCATTGCAAATTGCCTCACTAGTTGCAAGTGACGTTGCATTAAAGCCGCAGCTAGGTAGTGCGATGGGAGTACTTCTAGCAGCGACAATGATAGGGGCGATGTGGTTCAATGAACGAATGATGCGCCGCATTAGGAGGGATTTACGATGA
- a CDS encoding DMT family transporter encodes MKSNIQFILSMIIFGTIGLVQRYIDLSSSETALLSSSIGCLFLMFVFFMLKKSISWKSVKINASTLFLSGIALGGNWIFLYQSYDYTTITNATLGYYFAPVFVMILSPIILKEQLPIKKIVCIGVAILGMLLIVGNGISASGKGDLLGIFFGLAAAAFYAALMLLNKFIQNMAKLEITMIQLGTTALLLLPYVLITEGFSIFEVSRSSIPFIILLGIVNTGIGFWLFFSGMQKLKGQSIAMLSYVDPFVAILISALILQEQMTFVQMLGGILLLGSTFVSENKSIKLSKST; translated from the coding sequence ATGAAATCTAACATTCAGTTTATATTATCAATGATAATCTTTGGTACGATTGGTTTAGTGCAAAGATACATTGATTTATCTTCGAGTGAGACAGCTTTACTAAGTAGTTCAATTGGATGTCTATTTTTAATGTTCGTATTTTTTATGTTGAAAAAATCCATTTCGTGGAAATCAGTGAAAATTAATGCTTCCACCCTATTTCTTTCTGGTATTGCATTAGGAGGGAATTGGATTTTTCTCTATCAATCTTACGATTATACAACAATCACTAACGCAACATTAGGGTATTACTTTGCACCTGTGTTTGTCATGATTCTCTCACCAATTATCCTTAAAGAACAATTACCTATCAAAAAGATTGTTTGTATTGGTGTTGCGATATTAGGTATGTTATTGATTGTTGGAAATGGCATAAGTGCATCTGGAAAAGGTGATCTGCTTGGGATCTTTTTTGGATTAGCTGCAGCTGCATTTTACGCTGCATTAATGTTATTAAATAAATTCATTCAAAACATGGCCAAGTTAGAGATTACCATGATCCAACTTGGAACAACTGCTTTGCTGCTATTACCTTATGTGCTTATTACTGAAGGATTTAGTATCTTCGAAGTATCCAGATCATCCATTCCCTTTATAATTCTATTAGGGATTGTTAACACTGGTATTGGATTTTGGTTATTTTTTTCGGGTATGCAAAAGTTAAAAGGACAAAGTATTGCTATGCTAAGCTATGTAGATCCATTTGTAGCGATACTGATTTCTGCTCTTATCTTGCAAGAGCAAATGACATTTGTTCAAATGCTTGGTGGTATATTGCTTTTAGGTTCAACATTTGTTAGCGAAAATAAATCAATAAAACTTTCAAAGTCAACCTGA